CACCAAGATTATTGGAGGCAAGAAACTCTTTTACCTTTTCATTGACCATTTTTGCCCTCCACGGAAACAATATTTTCTATGCTACCATTATAGACACAATGGTACTTACTCTGCGTATGTATTTACCTATAGCTGATGATAGCCTTGGGTTATATCACCATCAATGCATATACTTCTATCTTCAATTTCCTCCGGGCAGAAAAAAGTACATTACAATTCTCCCCTCGTCACAATGCCCTGACATACCCAATTTCCGTATATACCATTCCATGTCTCCCCTGCTCAGACTTCATGAGAGAAATGCCATTAACTCTCATAGCGTCGCTTTCCTGAAACTCTGGCAAAAAAGCTTTGCCCTTAGTGCAGTCTGCTCTCCGGATCAGCGTCACATGCGGCATGAACTTCTTTCTGTCAAAAGAAATCTCTTCGTCCAAAAGAGCTTTCCTAAGCCTTTTCACATACTCTTTCAAGCTCTCGTTTTCTTCAAACTCAGCAAAAAACATATCTCTGAAAGGCCTGTACCCACTCAGCTTTACAGAAAAAGACCGGAGCGGCACCTTTTGCATAACTTCCACCACCTGCTCAGGATCGTCATACTCCCCAATAAAGGCCAGCGTCATGTGCAGGTTCTCACGGGGCGTGTAGCTTCCTTTTACTCCGCAGCGCCGCAAGTCATCCTGAATCTCCGCAAGGCTGTCCAACATATTGTCATCAAAACAGATTGCTATAAAAAGTCTCATTAGATCAGCACCCCATCTATTATTTGCTTCATCTCTTCCATCTATCATCCCTACAAATCTTTCCATTTGTCATTGGCTTGCGAATATATGTTCGATATAATCATCTTTGGTGCTACCAGTAATCACGGTAGGCGGTTAGTCCTTCAAGCGGAGGACTGTGACCTCTGTTTATCATAGAAATCTCTTTGAGAAATCTTTGTTGGAGGTACTTGCTTATGCTCACCATCAGTGACCTTATCGCAGTGCTTGCACTGTGTGCGACTTTCTTTAGTCTTGGTTACATGTTTGGCAAGCATGATTCCAAGACACAAAAATAACCGCCCATTGTCCTGCCAGACTGAGCGGTTATTTTTAATAATTGCTAATTTGAAACAGGGCTAACCGTCTACCGGTAGCACCTTTAATTAATATAATACTACCATTACCGCTCTTTACCGTCAAACATATATTCAATTTTGATATGACTCGTCATCTCGACAAATCTCAATTTATTTTATATTCAACAGTTCCTTAAGCTCAGCAAACTCAGTCTGAATCTCAGCCTCGATTGCTTCAATCTTGCCCATAATCACATCTGTTGGTTCATATTCAACCTTCTCATATACAACTTCCTTATACTTGTTGATTGAAAGAACCGTTGGTATCAAGCAGTCTTGCATGCTGTAGAGAATTTGCAAATAGCGATCCTAACTCTAGATACTACGATGACGCATTTTTTAAGCGTGAAGGTAGACTCTGGAGAATTGCATTTCAACTCCGTCCCCGTTCAAACACTATCTGCGTGGCATTGGAAAGATCTTCTCTGTAAACATAGCCTAGCCTGTCAAAAGACCTGATGTCGTCCGGGTCCTCTATCTGATGCTCTGCCATATACCTGACCATTTCACCTCTAGCCATTTTTGCATACGTTCCTTTGGTAACAAATTTCCCCTTTTCCATCTCACCAAAAACAACTGTTACATAGTGGTCTTCGGGTGTTAGATACTTCTCTATGCATTTAGAGTATTCCTTGGAAGCAAGATTTACTATTACTCCAGAGTCGTCCCTTACCTCTTTGTACAGTGAAGAGCCCCAAAATTCATATAAGTCCTTGGCCCCATTTATTGCTGCTTTTGCCTGCATTTCAAGCCTATAGGGCGTAACCCCGTCCATAGGTTTTAATACTCCGTAAAACCCCGACAGAATTCTCAGATGTTCCTGAACATAGTCAAAAGAACTGTTCTCAAAAACAGACGGGGCCATATACTGAAATGCAATTCCCTCGTAGGAAATGATTGCCGGAGTCAGCCTTTTATAAATGTCCATTTCTTTAACACGCATAAAATTCTGCTCCGCAATCTTGTCATTACAATTCCATAGCCTCTGCAAATCTGCATATGACTGTATTCTAAGCCAATCAAGGATTTCTTTGGTTTGATTCAAAAAGACCGGTAATCCTTGGTGCTCAAGAGTATCAGTATCGATGTTCATTTTCTTTGCAGGAGACAAAATGATCCTCATGACAATTCACCCAGCATCTTCTCGGCATCATCTGCGGCTTTGACCTTATCATTTGCTCTGATGATCACGCCCTCTTCATCAATCAAGTATGTCGTTCTGACTACGCCCATGGATGTTTTTCCATAGTTTTTCTTCTCTTTCCAAACATCGTAGGCTTCTATCACCTTGCGCTCAGGATCAGCAAGCAGGGTGAACGCAAGTCCGTAGTTTTTTTCAAACTTCTTGTGTGATGCAACTGTGTCTTTGCTTACTCCAAGAACAACTGCACCTTTTTCAGTAAATTGAGGATATCTCTCTGAAAAGCCGCATGCCTGCTTGGTACAGCCGGAAGTATTATCCTTGGGATAAAAATACAGAATAACCTTCCTGCCTCTGTAGTCCTTGAGGGAATGCATTTCCCCATTCTGATCAGGAAGTTCAAAATCTGGTGCCTTTGTTCCTACTTCTAACATGGTAAATCCTCCTAAAAAATGGACCGTTAACTCCGTCCCAATGTCATATAGATAAGGAAATGCAGTAAATGCGAAATAGGCACGCTACGTTCTGCAGATTATACAGTAGCGTGGACATCTACGTGACACCGCTTTTATTTTAGACTAATATCACGTTGTTTCGCAATGATTAATGCAAAACAGCTTATTTGGAAACAATAATTAAATTTGTCATATTTATGATCATTTTATCAATATTATTTACTATTGGTACACAACATATGTTATGCTCAATATAGCAATAAATTTTCACGGAGATTACGTTCATGCCACTTGCCTCAGACAATAGTCAGGAACGCAAAAAAATCGCGAAATACGTGGTTGCCAATATCGAGAAAGCATTGGAAAATGACTGGGTTAAAGTATATTACCAGCCTGTTGTTCGCGCGCTCACAGGGCAGCTTTGCGGCGCTGAATCTCTGGCAAGATGGATCGACCCTGAAATGGGATTTCTTTCACCTGATAAATTCATAGGCGCTCTCGAAGAGAGCAGGCAAATCCACAAGCTTGACTGCTGGATCGTTAAAAAAGTCTGCTCCGACATTTCAGAGCGTATTCATAATGGCCTCGACGCAATTCCTGTGTCCATCAACTTTTCGCGCCTTGACCTTGAAGCCACTGACATGCTCAAGGTTTTGGAAGATGCCGTGGACGAGTACGATATTCCAAGGGACTACATTCATGTTGAGATAACCGAGAGCATGATCGTATCTGACGCCGAGATGATGTCCGGCATGATAGAGCGCTTCAGGAGCACCGGCTATGAGGTGTGGATGGACGACTTTGGTAGCGGTTATTCCTCTCTTACCGTCCTTAAGGACTACCATTTTGACACCCTGAAGCTGGATATGTCATTCCTTCGCTCCTTTGACGATAAATCCAAGGCCATAATCACTTCAACAGTTATCATGGCAAAAGAAATTGATGTCATGACACTGGCAGAAGGCGTGGAAACCAAGGAACAGGTGGAGTTTCTCAAGAATATCGGCTGTGGCCGGCTCCAAGGCTACTACTATGGCAAACCTATGCCAATAGATGATTTTTTTGACCATATCAAAAATTGCGGCATAGACATTGAAAAGAGGCAATGGCGCCATTTCTATGACGTAGCAAGTTTCTCCGCAAGACGTACGGATGAACCTTTGGCCATTATTGAAAATAACAACGGAGTTTTCAGAACTCTTTTCATGAATGAAATTTATAAGACACAGGCTTTTGGCAGATCTTATGATCAGGAAATGATTGATCAGAAAGTGCTCAATTCCAACTCTCCTCTGAATACTCAACTCAAGAAATTTGCTGATACCATTGAGCATAGCAGGAATCTTGAAACCTTCTACTTCACTGTTGACGGAAATATTCTTTGTCTAAAAGGAAAAGAAATAGCTGAAAACGCAGGAAGCCATATATACATAAGCTCCATCCGCAATATTTCTTCTGATGCCAATATTGAAAAGAGAAACAGTCTTGACTTCAGGTTAAAAGAAATAAATCACATGTTTGACACAGTGGCACAGATCAATCCTTCCAATAACACAATCATTCCACTGGTTGGAAAATTCCGTTATATGAGGGACGTCTCCAGCGATGGCATGGATCTTAATACCTATACCCAAAAGTTCAAAGAGGAATATATTGCTCTGGCTGACGCGAAGAAATTTGACGTTTTCTGCGACTGGTCTACGCTTAACAGCCGCATAGAAAATAACTCAAAAGGCTATGTTGAGTGTATGTTCAGGATCAAACAAAGTGATGGCAATTATGAGTGGAAAGGCTTATCGCTCATGCAGATCCCAGGTACAGAAGGAAAAGAATTCCTCATGTGTACAAAACCGACTCCTGACGATACAGGCATAATCCTTCAAAAAATCCAGCAGCTTTACAACCCCGAGGATTACGGGCTTGAAGCCAGTGACTCACAGATGTATGCAAGCATGTGGGAAAGAACTGTAGCCTCCTCACATCTAAAGTTCTTTTGGAAGGATAAAAACAGGAGGTTTTTGGGCGCCAGCAAAGCTTTTCTTGACTTCTACGGTTTTACCATCGACGATATCCTCGGTAAAGACGATGAGGACATGGGCTGGCATACCGACGGCAAAACGTACAGAGATGACGAACTCGACGTTCTTTCTAAGGGAACCGTAGTTTCCGGCGTTCCGGGATACTGCATCGTCAAAGGTGTTGTCCACAACATCATTTGTTTCAAGACCCCTATATATGATGGCAATAAGATCACCGGTCTAATGGGGTATTTCTTTGATGTTGATGAGGAAATGGCCCGAATAAACAAGCTTTATAACGTAAAAAGAACAGACACCGTTACCGGTTGTATGAATAAAAAAGGTTTCCTTGATGCCCTGATAGATTATTCCCAGAACTACCATAATCTGGGGCGTGATTTTGCGCTTATTATACTTAGAGACACAAAGCATGCCAGAGTTGTTGCTGACTATGGAGAAGACTTTATCAAAAAGCTCTTGCATCGAATGGGGCAGGAAATACTGAATGTCACAAAGGACAAATGCGCTGTAGCCCGAATGATACAGTCAGAATTTGCGCTTCTTTTATATACGGATAACCAATCTGAAGTGGATGAGTTATGCCTTCAGTTAAAAGAAGCTATTGAATCCATCAGAGAACTTGATGGTAACAAAATGACATTAAAGGTTAGTACTTCCTATATGTTCAGATCTGATGAGAGCGCCACCGATGAAAATATGTACCCAATGGTCCTTGATCGGTTGCAACAGTAAGCATTAACTCAAGAAGCTTCCCGCCTTTATTTGTTTTTCTTACTTTGCTTTTTATTCTTTTTCAAGTAAACAACCACAACCAAATAAACTAGAACAGCTATCACTGCTCCCAGGATAAAAAAGCCATACTGATTATCTATCATTTTTTCTGCACTGAATGTGTATAGGAAAATGTGAGGAAATCTTGCAACGAAGGTTATTAAAAGCCACATGATCACATTTTCCCCTGAGTAAAAGCCAAGCCACGCGTAGGTATCCTTGGGAAGTGGCAGGAACATGAACATGATATGCACCAATATCGGATTTTTGTTAAAGATAAGTTCCTCAACGCGGGTGAGCTTGTCCTCCGGGAAAAGATAAAGAAGAAAACTTCTACCAAATTTTTTCCCAATGAGAAAAGCTGCTGTATTGCCAAGGGTGGCAAAAAAATCGCACAAGATAGCTCCTTTAACGCCTCCCAATATGAATCCGGCTGTGAGGTAAAAGGGAAGGCCGGGTATGCAATTTGAGAGTGTCTGGAAGAATACGAATAATCCAAACACCAGATAGGCAAGAATTCCCTTTTCTTCCA
The sequence above is a segment of the Butyrivibrio proteoclasticus B316 genome. Coding sequences within it:
- the yaaA gene encoding peroxide stress protein YaaA, with product MRIILSPAKKMNIDTDTLEHQGLPVFLNQTKEILDWLRIQSYADLQRLWNCNDKIAEQNFMRVKEMDIYKRLTPAIISYEGIAFQYMAPSVFENSSFDYVQEHLRILSGFYGVLKPMDGVTPYRLEMQAKAAINGAKDLYEFWGSSLYKEVRDDSGVIVNLASKEYSKCIEKYLTPEDHYVTVVFGEMEKGKFVTKGTYAKMARGEMVRYMAEHQIEDPDDIRSFDRLGYVYREDLSNATQIVFERGRS
- a CDS encoding EAL domain-containing protein, with the translated sequence MPLASDNSQERKKIAKYVVANIEKALENDWVKVYYQPVVRALTGQLCGAESLARWIDPEMGFLSPDKFIGALEESRQIHKLDCWIVKKVCSDISERIHNGLDAIPVSINFSRLDLEATDMLKVLEDAVDEYDIPRDYIHVEITESMIVSDAEMMSGMIERFRSTGYEVWMDDFGSGYSSLTVLKDYHFDTLKLDMSFLRSFDDKSKAIITSTVIMAKEIDVMTLAEGVETKEQVEFLKNIGCGRLQGYYYGKPMPIDDFFDHIKNCGIDIEKRQWRHFYDVASFSARRTDEPLAIIENNNGVFRTLFMNEIYKTQAFGRSYDQEMIDQKVLNSNSPLNTQLKKFADTIEHSRNLETFYFTVDGNILCLKGKEIAENAGSHIYISSIRNISSDANIEKRNSLDFRLKEINHMFDTVAQINPSNNTIIPLVGKFRYMRDVSSDGMDLNTYTQKFKEEYIALADAKKFDVFCDWSTLNSRIENNSKGYVECMFRIKQSDGNYEWKGLSLMQIPGTEGKEFLMCTKPTPDDTGIILQKIQQLYNPEDYGLEASDSQMYASMWERTVASSHLKFFWKDKNRRFLGASKAFLDFYGFTIDDILGKDDEDMGWHTDGKTYRDDELDVLSKGTVVSGVPGYCIVKGVVHNIICFKTPIYDGNKITGLMGYFFDVDEEMARINKLYNVKRTDTVTGCMNKKGFLDALIDYSQNYHNLGRDFALIILRDTKHARVVADYGEDFIKKLLHRMGQEILNVTKDKCAVARMIQSEFALLLYTDNQSEVDELCLQLKEAIESIRELDGNKMTLKVSTSYMFRSDESATDENMYPMVLDRLQQ
- a CDS encoding TVP38/TMEM64 family protein, with the translated sequence MIAFVGDVDAFRAYVEEKGILAYLVFGLFVFFQTLSNCIPGLPFYLTAGFILGGVKGAILCDFFATLGNTAAFLIGKKFGRSFLLYLFPEDKLTRVEELIFNKNPILVHIMFMFLPLPKDTYAWLGFYSGENVIMWLLITFVARFPHIFLYTFSAEKMIDNQYGFFILGAVIAVLVYLVVVVYLKKNKKQSKKNK
- the thpR gene encoding RNA 2',3'-cyclic phosphodiesterase, which produces MERFVGMIDGRDEANNRWGADLMRLFIAICFDDNMLDSLAEIQDDLRRCGVKGSYTPRENLHMTLAFIGEYDDPEQVVEVMQKVPLRSFSVKLSGYRPFRDMFFAEFEENESLKEYVKRLRKALLDEEISFDRKKFMPHVTLIRRADCTKGKAFLPEFQESDAMRVNGISLMKSEQGRHGMVYTEIGYVRAL
- the bcp gene encoding thioredoxin-dependent thiol peroxidase, producing the protein MLEVGTKAPDFELPDQNGEMHSLKDYRGRKVILYFYPKDNTSGCTKQACGFSERYPQFTEKGAVVLGVSKDTVASHKKFEKNYGLAFTLLADPERKVIEAYDVWKEKKNYGKTSMGVVRTTYLIDEEGVIIRANDKVKAADDAEKMLGELS